In a single window of the Aridibaculum aurantiacum genome:
- a CDS encoding ferritin-like domain-containing protein, whose amino-acid sequence MYYAEKQLVKVLPRLRKAATSPELQQAFEQHTAVTQQQVERLNQVFEALGKKAQGKKCEAMEGLVREAEEIISDTQKGTKTRDVGLIMAAQKVEHYEIASYGSLATLAATMGNPQVKELLGQTLQEEKDTDQLLTELAENNINEQAAQNESEGEEEEEDEE is encoded by the coding sequence ATGTATTATGCAGAGAAGCAACTGGTAAAAGTTTTACCAAGACTTCGTAAAGCAGCTACATCACCTGAACTTCAGCAAGCATTCGAACAGCATACTGCAGTTACACAACAACAAGTTGAAAGGCTTAACCAGGTGTTCGAAGCGTTGGGCAAAAAAGCTCAAGGTAAAAAATGCGAAGCAATGGAAGGCTTGGTAAGAGAAGCTGAAGAGATCATTTCAGACACTCAAAAAGGTACCAAGACACGTGACGTTGGTTTGATCATGGCTGCTCAAAAAGTAGAACACTACGAAATAGCAAGCTATGGTAGCCTTGCTACACTTGCAGCTACTATGGGTAATCCCCAGGTAAAAGAATTGTTGGGACAAACTTTGCAAGAAGAAAAGGATACAGATCAATTGTTGACTGAACTGGCAGAGAACAACATCAATGAGCAAGCTGCGCAAAATGAAAGCGAGGGCGAAGAAGAGGAAGAAGACGAAGAATAA
- a CDS encoding T9SS type A sorting domain-containing protein encodes MKAIYLYIFLQLAVVSVMAQQTTLASFRANQKNTAVELNWTALTEANMQMHYVERSSNGGDFQTIGNVVPQNATTPTKYEFVDAAPVQGPNYYRIRSLSRTGEVTLSGIARLNMGAIRTDIAVMPNPVRNGVVNLQLNNIDKGRYAITIVNAQGQRVYTYSLDHPGGSSTEIINLPGNVGKGTHFLQVTNGITRLNKQLLLQ; translated from the coding sequence ATGAAAGCTATTTACTTATATATATTCTTACAACTTGCGGTCGTCAGTGTGATGGCGCAGCAGACAACTTTAGCCAGTTTTAGAGCTAATCAAAAGAATACAGCAGTAGAATTGAATTGGACAGCTCTTACAGAAGCAAATATGCAAATGCACTATGTAGAACGTAGTTCAAATGGTGGCGATTTTCAAACAATAGGTAACGTGGTGCCGCAAAATGCCACTACACCAACCAAGTATGAATTTGTAGATGCCGCTCCTGTACAAGGGCCTAATTATTATCGTATCAGGTCGTTGAGCAGAACAGGAGAGGTAACACTAAGTGGGATAGCAAGATTGAACATGGGAGCTATAAGAACAGATATCGCTGTTATGCCCAACCCTGTTAGAAATGGCGTGGTAAATCTTCAACTGAACAACATTGATAAAGGACGTTATGCTATAACCATAGTAAATGCACAAGGGCAGCGTGTTTATACATATTCTTTAGATCATCCTGGCGGGTCTTCTACTGAAATAATCAACCTGCCTGGTAATGTTGGAAAAGGCACACATTTCTTACAAGTCACTAATGGAATTACTCGCTTGAATAAACAATTGCTACTGCAATAA
- a CDS encoding DUF952 domain-containing protein: MDAPVIYHLTTLPEWEEAQDKGVYDPPSFQKDGFIHCCTDEQLDHVMKRHFEQHENLIKLVIDPARVTQPLRYEHNESYNQEYPHIYGPLNLEAVTQVVFLDPITSED; the protein is encoded by the coding sequence ATGGATGCACCCGTAATTTATCATCTTACAACCCTACCCGAATGGGAAGAGGCCCAGGACAAAGGTGTTTACGATCCTCCTTCATTTCAAAAAGATGGATTTATACATTGCTGTACCGATGAACAATTGGATCATGTAATGAAACGGCATTTCGAACAGCATGAAAACCTTATCAAGCTGGTCATCGATCCAGCAAGAGTTACACAGCCTTTGCGTTACGAGCACAACGAATCATACAACCAGGAGTACCCTCATATATACGGACCACTGAACCTGGAGGCAGTAACGCAGGTAGTATTCCTCGATCCAATCACATCAGAAGATTAA
- a CDS encoding cysteine desulfurase family protein: protein MSERIYLDNAATTCLDSQVLETMMPYLTSCYGNPSSIYSYGRESRLAIENSRKTVAKILNAHPAEIFFTSGGTESSNTAITASVRDLGCKHIITSTIEHHATLHTVEYLQHRGEATVAYVKILKDGHIDLQHLEELLASSNKKTLVTLMHANNEIGNMIDLHEVGNICKKHSAIFHSDTVQTVGHFPFDLRNTPVHFITGGGHKFHGPKGVGMLYINENVKIKPFVHGGSQERNMRAGTENLYGIVGFAKALEIATEKYEEHKKFINDLRLYMMEQLRDAIKGVTFNGDPLGKSLYTVLSVSFPKTEKSEMILFNLDINNICASGGSACTSGADAGSHVIRAINNNPNQVTVRFSFSKNNTRDEVDTVVEKLKDMI, encoded by the coding sequence ATGTCAGAACGTATATATTTAGACAACGCCGCCACTACCTGCCTGGACTCGCAGGTGTTGGAAACTATGATGCCTTACCTAACCTCGTGTTATGGAAACCCATCTTCTATCTATAGCTATGGAAGAGAAAGCAGGCTGGCTATTGAAAATTCACGGAAGACTGTAGCTAAAATTTTAAATGCTCATCCTGCTGAGATCTTTTTCACCAGCGGTGGTACCGAGAGTAGCAATACAGCCATTACTGCTTCGGTGCGTGACCTTGGATGTAAGCATATAATCACATCCACCATAGAACATCATGCTACGCTACATACAGTAGAGTACCTGCAGCATCGTGGTGAAGCAACAGTTGCTTATGTCAAAATTTTAAAGGATGGACATATAGACCTGCAGCACCTGGAAGAATTATTAGCTTCTTCTAATAAGAAGACATTGGTAACGCTGATGCATGCTAATAATGAAATAGGTAATATGATAGACCTGCACGAAGTAGGTAATATCTGTAAAAAGCATAGCGCTATATTTCATAGCGATACAGTGCAGACTGTTGGTCATTTTCCTTTTGACCTAAGAAATACGCCTGTACATTTTATAACAGGTGGAGGACATAAATTTCATGGACCGAAAGGTGTGGGGATGCTATACATTAATGAGAATGTAAAGATCAAGCCTTTTGTACATGGTGGTAGCCAGGAAAGAAATATGCGGGCAGGAACAGAAAACCTATATGGCATTGTAGGTTTTGCAAAGGCATTGGAAATAGCTACAGAAAAATACGAAGAGCATAAGAAGTTTATTAATGATCTGCGGCTATATATGATGGAGCAGCTGCGCGATGCTATAAAAGGTGTAACATTTAATGGCGATCCTTTAGGTAAAAGTTTATATACCGTATTAAGTGTTAGCTTTCCCAAAACGGAGAAAAGTGAAATGATTTTATTTAACCTGGATATAAACAATATATGTGCGAGTGGTGGTAGTGCATGTACCAGTGGAGCCGACGCAGGCAGTCACGTGATACGTGCCATCAACAACAATCCCAACCAGGTGACCGTTCGTTTTTCGTTCAGTAAGAATAACACGAGGGACGAGGTGGATACGGTTGTTGAGAAATTAAAAGACATGATCTAA
- a CDS encoding CinA family protein, which produces MTYDKQLVDSIKEILSSSQSTIAVAESVTAGHIQAALSLATKAAEYFQGGITCYNLGQKTKHLNVEPTLAEKSNCIHQKIAAQMAKEICKLFISNYGIGITGYATVVPEIEEEGIFAFVAIVENGEVVVERRLTSKKEDPLEVQVDYTMQALQVLHQHLQKK; this is translated from the coding sequence ATGACGTACGATAAACAGCTTGTAGATTCTATCAAAGAAATTCTTAGCAGCAGCCAGTCAACCATAGCTGTTGCAGAAAGTGTGACAGCAGGCCATATACAGGCAGCCTTATCACTTGCTACCAAAGCTGCCGAATACTTCCAGGGCGGCATCACGTGTTACAATCTTGGACAAAAAACAAAGCACCTGAATGTAGAGCCAACGCTGGCAGAAAAGAGCAACTGCATTCACCAGAAGATAGCCGCACAAATGGCTAAAGAGATTTGCAAACTCTTTATCAGCAACTACGGTATAGGAATAACTGGTTATGCTACTGTTGTTCCTGAAATTGAAGAAGAAGGAATATTTGCTTTTGTAGCCATTGTAGAAAATGGAGAGGTGGTTGTTGAGAGGCGACTGACATCAAAGAAAGAGGACCCGCTTGAGGTACAAGTGGATTACACTATGCAGGCACTGCAGGTTCTGCATCAGCATTTACAAAAGAAATGA
- the glmM gene encoding phosphoglucosamine mutase, whose amino-acid sequence MALIKSISGIRGTIGGKPGDTLSPLDVVKFSAAYGTWLLQQNTGKKVVLGRDGRISGELVQRLVISTLNALGIDVVDLGLSTTPTVEMAVGFENAAGGIIITASHNPKEWNALKLLNHKGEFISAEDGAVVLSIAEKEDFAFVGVDKLGSYTINTTALQQHIDAIVHYPLVDVAAIKKRKFSIVLDAINSTGAIAVPLLLKALGVKDITILNEEVNGKFAHNPEPLPQHLNELCNEVNRKQADLGIAVDPDVDRLCFVCEDGTLFGEEYTLVAIADYVLQKKPGNTVSNMSSTRALKDVTVKNGGEYFPSAVGEVNVVTKMKAVNAVIGGEGNGGIIVPDLHYGRDALIGIALFLTYLAHSKKSTKQLRGTYPDYFISKNKIELEQGFNVDAIFEKIRDKYKNNPVNTEDGLKIEFENDWVHLRTSNTEPIIRIYAESNFETTAENIARKMIHDIKENM is encoded by the coding sequence ATGGCACTTATCAAAAGTATATCCGGCATCCGCGGTACTATAGGCGGAAAGCCTGGCGACACGCTTAGCCCGCTGGATGTAGTTAAATTTTCTGCTGCATACGGCACATGGCTTCTACAACAAAATACAGGTAAAAAAGTAGTACTTGGTCGCGATGGCCGCATTAGTGGTGAGCTGGTTCAGCGGCTTGTGATAAGTACTTTAAATGCTCTTGGCATTGATGTAGTTGATCTTGGCCTGAGTACTACACCAACAGTAGAAATGGCTGTAGGGTTTGAAAATGCAGCAGGTGGTATCATCATCACAGCAAGCCATAATCCTAAAGAATGGAATGCGCTGAAACTACTGAACCACAAAGGTGAATTCATAAGTGCTGAAGATGGAGCCGTTGTTTTATCTATAGCTGAAAAAGAAGACTTTGCTTTTGTGGGTGTAGATAAACTTGGAAGCTATACAATAAATACAACTGCACTTCAGCAGCATATTGATGCTATTGTTCATTATCCTTTGGTGGATGTAGCTGCCATCAAGAAAAGAAAATTCAGCATTGTATTAGATGCTATTAATAGCACTGGAGCCATTGCTGTTCCTCTTTTGCTGAAAGCTTTGGGTGTAAAAGATATTACTATTCTTAATGAAGAAGTAAATGGAAAGTTTGCGCATAATCCTGAGCCGCTGCCACAGCACCTGAATGAACTATGTAATGAAGTGAACCGCAAGCAGGCAGATCTTGGTATTGCTGTAGATCCTGATGTAGACAGGCTTTGTTTTGTGTGTGAGGATGGAACCCTCTTTGGCGAAGAATATACTTTAGTAGCTATAGCTGATTATGTATTGCAGAAAAAGCCAGGTAATACTGTAAGCAATATGTCGAGCACACGTGCTTTGAAAGATGTTACAGTTAAAAATGGTGGTGAATATTTTCCAAGTGCAGTAGGAGAGGTGAATGTAGTAACCAAGATGAAGGCAGTAAATGCAGTGATCGGTGGCGAAGGAAATGGAGGCATCATTGTACCAGATCTTCATTATGGAAGAGATGCTTTGATCGGCATAGCTTTATTTCTTACCTACCTTGCTCATAGTAAAAAAAGTACTAAACAATTACGCGGCACATACCCTGATTATTTTATCAGTAAAAATAAGATTGAACTGGAGCAAGGCTTCAATGTGGATGCGATATTTGAAAAAATAAGAGACAAATACAAGAACAATCCTGTGAATACAGAGGATGGTTTAAAGATCGAATTTGAGAACGATTGGGTTCACCTGCGTACCAGCAATACAGAACCGATCATTCGTATTTATGCAGAGAGCAATTTTGAGACAACTGCAGAAAATATTGCCCGCAAAATGATACACGATATTAAGGAGAATATGTAA
- a CDS encoding chorismate synthase — protein MNSFGRIYRIHIFGESHGESVGVTIDGCPAGLSLTIEDFLPDLKRRQGGAKGTTPRKEEDLPIFKSGIFNNKTTGAPITILFENNNTRSSDYEKLRDVPRPGHADWVAHQKFGTYEDFRGGGHFSGRLTLGLVAAGVIAKKLMPAVQVQANITAIGGEADIDKGLQKAINAKDTIGGVVECKVNGLPVGLGEPFFDSVESLLAHAVFAIPAIRGVEFGTGFAAANMFGSEHNDAIEDMKGTTRTNHAGGVVGGITNGNELVYRVAVKPTSSTPKEQQTLNWNTGEQEAFAVRGRHDLCIALRVPVVLEAVTALVLADCMLLEQKINRIH, from the coding sequence TTGAATAGTTTCGGCAGGATCTATCGCATCCATATTTTCGGTGAATCGCATGGTGAAAGTGTAGGCGTAACAATAGATGGTTGCCCGGCAGGATTATCATTAACCATAGAAGATTTTTTACCTGATCTTAAAAGAAGGCAAGGCGGCGCTAAAGGAACAACTCCACGAAAAGAGGAAGATCTTCCCATTTTCAAATCCGGCATTTTCAATAACAAAACGACTGGTGCTCCAATCACCATTCTTTTTGAAAACAACAATACACGCAGTTCAGATTACGAGAAACTCCGCGATGTGCCACGGCCAGGTCATGCTGATTGGGTAGCACATCAGAAATTTGGCACCTATGAAGACTTCAGGGGTGGTGGTCATTTTAGCGGACGCCTTACGCTTGGCTTGGTAGCAGCAGGTGTTATAGCAAAGAAGCTGATGCCTGCGGTACAAGTACAAGCAAATATTACTGCAATTGGTGGTGAAGCAGACATTGATAAAGGACTTCAAAAAGCCATTAATGCTAAAGACACTATAGGTGGAGTAGTGGAATGTAAAGTGAATGGTTTACCTGTTGGCTTAGGTGAACCATTTTTCGATTCGGTTGAAAGTTTATTAGCGCATGCTGTATTTGCCATCCCTGCTATTCGTGGTGTAGAATTCGGGACAGGCTTTGCAGCAGCAAATATGTTTGGAAGCGAACACAATGATGCTATAGAAGATATGAAAGGTACTACACGTACCAATCATGCAGGTGGTGTAGTAGGTGGAATAACAAACGGCAACGAGCTGGTTTATAGAGTAGCTGTAAAACCCACTTCATCTACACCTAAAGAGCAACAAACACTTAATTGGAACACAGGAGAACAAGAGGCATTTGCTGTTCGTGGGAGGCATGACTTATGTATAGCTTTACGCGTGCCGGTAGTGCTGGAAGCAGTAACGGCGCTGGTTTTAGCAGATTGTATGCTACTCGAACAAAAAATAAATCGAATTCATTAA